A stretch of Zootoca vivipara chromosome 13, rZooViv1.1, whole genome shotgun sequence DNA encodes these proteins:
- the LOC118077970 gene encoding olfactory receptor 2D2-like — translation MWIHNETSVNEFILLGFTSHPTLQRILLTLCLAIYLITLFGNSLIIFLVWVDSRLHTGMYFFIANLSFLDIFGTQIIFPQMLFHMASRTSNISFNRCMAQLNLMLFCGMTECFILALMAYDRYVAICQPLRYPTIMRMQVCIQMAGACWLGGFFNAAALTVVTINFPFCGPNRINHFFCEEPAVLQLACMDTYIVKVLIFALSVIVLMLPFTFIVISYIHIARVVFSMHSATGRQRAFSTCATHLTVVTLYYSTISFTYLQPQSERAAEQEKKASIFYILFSPMLNPVIYSLRNKDVKGALFKVMGKVS, via the coding sequence ATGTGGATTCATAATGAGACCTCCGTGAATGAATTCATTCTTCTTGGCTTCACCAGTCATCCAACATTGCAACGTATCTTGTTGACACTGTGCCTAGCCATATATCTCATCACTTTATTTGGCAACAGCCTCATCATCTTCTTGGTCTGGGTTGACTCCCGCCTTCATACAGGAATGTACTTTTTCATTGCTAACCTTTCTTTCCTGGACATATTTGGCACACAAATCATCTTCCCCCAGATGCTGTTCCATATGGCCTCCAGAACCAGTAATATCTCTTTCAACAGATGCATGGCTCAGCTCAACCTGATGCTGTTCTGTGGGATGACTGAGTGCTTCATCCTGGCTCTCATGGCATATGACCGCTATGTGGCCATATGTCAACCACTGCGGTACCCAACCATCATGCGGATGCAAGTGTGTATCCAGATGGCAGGAGCCTGTTGGCTAGGAGGCTTCTTCAATGCTGCAGCACTGACAGTTGTCACCATAAATTTCCCCTTCTGTGGGCCCAACCGAATCAACCATTTCTTTTGCGAGGAGCCTGCCGTGTTGCAGCTGGCTTGCATGGACACCTATATAGTAAAAGTCCTTATATTTGCCCTGAGTGTCATTGTGCTCATGTTGCCTTTCACTTTTATAGTGATCTCCTACATCCACATTGCCAGGGTGGTGTTCAGCATGCACTCAGCAACGGGACGACAACGAGCTTTCTCCACCTGTGCTACCCACCTCACTGTTGTCACATTGTACTACAGCACCATCAGCTTCACTTACTTGCAGCCTCAGTCTGAACGTGCTGCGGAGCAGGAGAAGAAAGCTTCCATTTTCTATATTCTTTTCTCCCCTATGCTGAACCCTGTCATCTATAGCCTGAGGAACAAGGATGTTAAAGGGGCCTTGTtcaaagtgatggggaaagtcAGCTGA